In Odontesthes bonariensis isolate fOdoBon6 chromosome 9, fOdoBon6.hap1, whole genome shotgun sequence, the following proteins share a genomic window:
- the efhd1 gene encoding EF-hand domain-containing protein D1, whose amino-acid sequence MSDTIGIDSFIEKPCLLLSMASEELAKKLQSRRVATQNAGVLSEPDQNPVQTKAQEPDNICGDEPSELSAKLNRRQDINDGTAAPRAARIFNPYTEFKEFSRKQIKEMEMMFKRYDTGRDGFIDLMELKLMMEKLGAPQTHLGLKNMIKEVDEDFDGKLSFREFLLIFHRAAAGELQEESGLMALARLSEINVSTEGVMGAKNFFEAKVQALSQGSTFEAELREEKETRKREELDKKQRQAAFKQLQSAFCS is encoded by the exons ATGTCCGACACCATTGGAATTGACAGCTTCATTGAGAAGCCTTGTCTCCTCCTCAGCATGGCATCCGAAGAGCTTGCTAAGAAGCTGCAGTCACGACGCGTCGCTACGCAGAATGCTGGAGTGTTGTCCGAACCGGATCAGAACCCCGTCCAAACGAAAGCGCAGGAGCCCGATAATATCTGCGGCGATGAGCCGTCCGAGTTATCCGCCAAGCTGAACCGCAGGCAGGACATCAATGACGGAACCGCTGCTCCTCGAGCTGCACGGATCTTCAACCCCTACACGGAATTCAAAGAGTTCTCTCGTAAACAGATTAAGGAGATGGAGATGATGTTCAAACG GTATGACACTGGGAGAGATGGCTTCATTGACCTGATGGAGCTTAAACTAATGATGGAGAAGCTGGGAGCTCCACAGACCCACCTCGGGCTCAAGAACATGATCAAAGAGGTTGATGAGGACTTTGATGGCAAACTGAGCTTCAGAGAG TTCCTGCTGATCTTCCATagagcagcagctggagagTTGCAGGAAGAAAGCGGCCTCATGGCTCTCGCCAGATTGTCTGAGATTAACGTCTCCACTGAGGGAGTAATGGGTGCCAAGAACTTTTTTGAAGCGAAG GTGCAggctctgtctcaggggagcaCTTTTGAGGCTGAGCTTCGAGAGGAAAAAGAGACACGCAAGAGAGAGGAGTTGGACAAAAAACAGCGACAAGCTGCCTTCAAGCAACTGCAGTCTGCCTTCTGCTCATGA